catatcagacaaattagacttgaaagtaaagactattaaaagagacaaggaagaacactacctaatgatcaagggatccattcaagaagaacatatcacaatggtaaatatctatgcccccaatataggagcacctcaatacataaggcaaatgctaacagctataaaaggggacatcgacagtaacacaattatagtgggagacttgaacaccccacttacatcaatggacagatcatccaaacagaaaataaataaagacacacaagctttaaatgacacattagaccatctcaacttaattgatatttataggacattccatccaaaaacgacagactacactttcttctcaagtgcacacggaacattttccaggatagatcacatcttgggtcacaaatcaaaccttggcaaattcaagaaaattgaaatcatatcaagcatcttctcagaccacaacgccatgagactagatatcaattacaggaaaaaaactgcaaaaaatacaaacacatggaggctaaacaattcactcctaaacaaccaaggaatcaataaagaaatcaaagaggaaatccaaaaatatctagaaacaaatgacaacgaaaacacaacaacccaaaacctatgggacgcagcaaaagcagttctaagagggaagtttatagcaatacagtcctaccttaagaaacaagaaaatcatcgaataaacaacctaaccttacacctcaaacaactagagaaagaagaacaaagaaaccccaaagggagcagaaggaaagaaatcataaagatcagagcagaaataaatgaaaaagaaaggaaggaaaccatagcaaaaattaataaaactaaaagctggttctttgagaagattaacaaaattgataaaccattagccacactcatcaagaaaaaaagggagaagatgcaaatcaacagaattagaaatgaaaaaggagaagtaacaacggacacctcagaatacaaaacatcatgagagaccactacaagcaactatatgccaatcaattggataacctggaagaaatggatacattcttagaaaaatacaatcttccaagactgaaccaggaagaaatagaaaccatgaacagaccaatcacaagtacggaaattgaggcagtgattaaaaatctcccaacacacaaaagcccaggaccagatgggttcacgggcaaattctatcaaacattgcGAGAAGAGcttacacctatccttctcaaactcttccaaaatattgcagaaggcggaacacccccaaactcattctacgaggctaccatcaccctgataccagaaccaggcaaagatgtcacaaaaaaagaaaactacagaccaatatcactgatgaatatagatgcaaaaatcctcaacaaaatactagctaacagactgcaacagcacattaaaaatatcatacaccatgatcaagtggggtttatccctgggatgcaaggattcttcaatatacacaaatcaatcaacgtgatacatcatatcaacaaactgaaggataaaaaccatatgatcatttcaatagatgcagaaaaagcttttgacaaagttcaacatccatttatgataaaagctctccagaaaatgggcatagaaggaaattacctcaacataataaaagccatatacgaaaaaccaaaagccaacatcgttctcaatggggaaaaactggaagaattccctctaagaacaggaacaagacaagggtgtccactctcaccactattattccacatagttttggaaggtttagccacagcaatcagagaagaaaaagaaatcaaaggaatccaaattggaaaagaagaagtaaaattgtcactctttgcagatgacatgatattatatagagaaaaccctaaagactctaccagaaaactgctagcactaattgatgagtttagtaaaatagcaggatccaaaattaatgcacagaaatctcttgcattcctatacactaacaacggaagagcagaaagagaaattaaggaaactctcccattcaccattgcaaccaaaagaatcaaatacctaggaataaacctgcctaaggaggcaaaagatctgtatgcagaaaactttaagacattgatgaaagaaatcaaagacgacacaaacagatggagggacataccatgttcctggattggaagaatcaacatcgtgaaaatgtttgtactacccaaagcaatttacagattcaatgcaatccctatcaaattaccaatggcatttttcacagaactagagcaagaaatcttacgatttgtatggaaacacaaaagaccccgaatagccaaagcaatcttgagaaggaaaaatggagttggtggaatcaggctccctgacttcaaactatactacaaggccatagtgatcaagacagtatggtactggcacaaaaacagaaaggaagatcaatggaatagaatagagaactcagaagtaagcccaaacacatatgggcaccttatctttgacaaaggaggcacgagtatacaatggaaaaaagacagcctctttaataagtggtgctggtacaattggacagcaacatgtaaaagaatgaaattagaacacttcctaacaccatacacaaaaagaaactccacatggattaaagacctaaaggtaaggccacacactataaaactcctagaggaaaacataggcagaacactctatgacatccatcaaagcaagatcctttgtgacccacctcctagaatcatggacataaaatcaagaataaacaaatgggacctcatgaaacttaaaagcttttgcacagtgaaagaaaccataaacaagactaaaaggcaaccctcagaatgggcaAAAacaattgcctatgaaacaacggacaaaggattaacctccaaaatatacaagcagctcatgaagcttaataccaaaaaagcaaataacccaatccacaaatgggcagaagacctaaatagacatttctccaaagaagacatacagatggccaacacacacatgaaaagatgctcaacatcactcatcatcagagaaatgcaagtcaaagccacaatgaggtatcacctcacaccagtcagaatagccatcatcacaaaatctggaaaccacaaatgttggagagggtgtggagaaaagggaactctcctgcactgttggtgggactgtaagttggtacagccactatggaaaacaatttggaggttccttaaaaactacaaatagaactaccatatgatccagtcatcccactcctgggcatctacccaaagaaaaccataatcccaaaagaaacttgtaccataatgtttattgcagcactctttacaatagccaggacatggaagcaaccgaaatgcccatcaacaaatgaatggataaagaagatgtggcatatatatacaatggaatattactcagctataaaaagggatgagatggagctatatgtaatgaggtggatagaactacaatctgtcatacagagtgaagtaagtcagaaagagaaggagaaatattgtatgctaactcacatatacggaatctaaaaatggtactgatgaactcagtgacaagaacaaggatgcagatacagagaatggactggagaactcgaggtatgggagggggcagggggtgaaggggaaaatgagatgaagcgagagagtagcacagacatatatatactaccaactgtaaaatagtcagtgggaacttgtataacaaagggagcccaactcgaggatggaagatgccttagaggactggggcagggagggtgggggggactcgaggtggggggaatcaaggaagggagggaatacggggatatgtgtataaaaacagatgattgaacctggtgtaccccccccccaaaaaaaaaaaatgattgggaGTAGAGTCCAAAAGACATAGACTCATATTCTATTCTGTCCCTTATCACTAGCTATATGAAATTGTACAAGTTATTCAAATCTTCTGAAATTCTGTAAAATATGTTACTATGAGAATTTAAATGGGATAGCTTATATAAGGTGCTTGAAAAATatcaggcactcaataaacaccaATAGATTTAATAATACTGAACATTTCTTCTTGTACTTTTTGTAAGATAGAATAATTTGTTATCATGTTATCCAGCTATCTGAATCATTCTTATCCTGGCTTTAGTTTGCTTCTTTGGGTTTTTCATGTAGAACTGGCTTTCTAGTTGTGTAATCATTTCTGTGGCTCacctcaataaatgaatggagtaGTTAATTGTGTAAGCTGCATGTTGTATGGTAACAAGTTAAAGGTATTTTGCTCCTGATTCCTAGTAGCTCTGAAAGCACTCTAGGTTTTTCCCTGTCCTTTAAATTTGGAGCTCAAATTGAACAAAATTTAGGCAAGAGTAACCGTCAAATCTTAAAATACTTTACACAATACACGTTATCACAAAATGCTACTTGCAGCACTCATCATTTGCTAAAAACTTCTAAACTGCTCTAGTTTCCCTTCCTTGAAAGCTCTTGGATTTGGCAAATAACgtttttaaatgttgaactaAAAATTACCTATTGTTGCTTAATGCTTAGTATTTGAAGCTTTGTGTTCGTATGCTTTGTATTTTGCTGCCCCAATTTTTTCTGTCAATGGCttataacatctttattttcctctctttctttcctttcttctaaaatatatatacagacaaTAGACAGGGAAAAAAGGCATTTGGGGTTAAGTATTTGAAAATACTTCTTTCATTCAGACATGGCCTGAAAGTaccaaaaacatttatttgatttaaaaaaaatgtgaaattcaaaaaccattttcatttttttcttaatcaaaaaatgtaaaaagcaacaTTAATATCTAGATTAAACATGCAAAGTGCAAAATACTTTATATCTAGATTAAACATCCAAAGTGCAAAATACTAGAACAAAAGAATGCTATAATCCAGGCAAAAGATGACCATGAACTGCACCAAGGCCATGGCTAAAGACGTCCAgaaggaataggaaaaaaaaaaaagactcaaaaaagaaataagtaataaaaattccGGTATTTGAATTTATCCTCTTAAAAAAACTGGTTGTTTTGAGAAAGAAGTTACTTGTGTCAATAAATGCTCATCAAGCAATAAGAGAAACTGTCGGAAAAAAATGCATTGTTATCAAGACAATGCTGTGGCTGTGGTATTTGTCCTTCagttttatagtttattatagaTAATATCTAATTTcttagatttttatattttcaaccaTAAAATTATGATGGAATTGAAGACTACTTTTTAATGCATTAgagttaataaaactaaaattaaaaagcctaAAAGAATCTTTAGTAACCCTATTATGAAAGCTTAAAAAGAGTCTATTAAATTTCAGAATAAGAAGTATAatgatgaaaacattaaaaactgaaGTCTCAAGCTCAGTGACATTCCATCTAAATCTAACATTAGTAGCCACTTTACATCAGCCTTTACCACCAAAAATATCTATGTGCATTCCGGCGTCtgtcaaaataaatacatttcatatACCTATTCCTCATGCTAAGTACAACTAAAAACCCTGGACACTGTATATAATGTTAACATAAGAAACttctgaaaggtggagagaagaaggcagactgGCTGGAGATCTTAGGATTCAAGGAACGACTTGGTGATGAGTTCCCAGGGTTTTTATTTACCTCATATATCCCAGACTGGATATGCGGAAGACAGCAAGCTGGAAATGCCAATAGGtgcagacaaacaaaacaaaacaaaacaaaacaaaacaaaacaaaacaaaacaaaacctccaaGAAAAGCCTGCTCTCTAGCCAAAGGACCAAGAAAAAGTCAGCCTATGCAAGACTGAAAACTTTTAGGTAGTAACTACTCTACTAAAgtcaaacaccacagaaaaaacTATGGCCCAACCACCACCCACACCAGCAAAGACTGAGTGGAAAGCCTAAACTTTTGCCATTGCTGGGCTATGACAAGATGTCCCAGTCCTCCTGCTGGGGTGGTGTCAGAGAAGGTTGATTGGGGAGCCAGACTTTTCATTCTCTCTGGAAAGTAACAAACCACATCCTCTGGTGTGAGTGGAGCCATTTGGGGAGGCTGGACTTCTACTCTCATCTAGTAATAGCAaagcatccctcccctcctcactgAGGGTATGTCAGAGGAGGCCTAGTGGAGAGTCTTAGACTTTTAGCACCACTCAGTAGTGGCAAGGCCACAACTACATGGGAGCAGTAATGAGgtgctcctgcccctcccagccagGGGCTAATCAACAGAAGCCTAGTGGGCAGCCAGAACTCCCACATCTGACTAGCGATAACAAGAAGCCCTTCTTCCTTCCAAGAGTGTCCATGGAGACTCTGAACTTCCACTACCACCTGGAAGTAACAATGATCCAGAGTCTTAAAACATAATACCCAACATGTCCAGATTTCAAGAGAAAATTAGTCATCAAAGCAAGAACCAGGAAGATCTCAGACTGAGTAAGAAGTAACAATCAACATGTGTCAACATCAAGAAAATGCAGAcgttagaattatctgacaggCATTTTAAAGCTGATCATCATAAAAACGCTTCAATGAGTAATTATGAATGTgcctgaaacaaatgaaaatataaagtctcacaaaggaataaaaaatacaaagaaccaaatggaaaagacacagtaactgaaataaaaaatttaatgggGTGGTTCAATAGCAGAGTGGAggggataaaggaaaaaaaccagtAAATGGAAGATAGAACACTAAGGATTACTCAACCTGAACAACAGGGCAAcaaccaactgaaaaaaaaaaaaaaaaaatgaagagagccTCAGGGGCTTCTGggactatatatataaaaaaaaagacctatctTTGTGCCATCAGAGTCCTGAAAGGATAGGACAAAGAGGGCAGAGCTGCAAAAGTATTCAAATAAATCAGAGCTGAAAAtatcccaaatttggcaaaagacataaacctacagaaTCAAaaagctgagaattttccaaatatgataaattcaaagaaactaattccaaaatatataacaataaaacttctgaaaactaaagatagaaaagcttgaaagcagcaagaaataAATGCCTTATTTATAGAgggaaaaacaattcaaatgacaGTGGATTTCCCATCAGAAATCACAGACCAGAAAGAAGAGGCACAGCATTTTTCAActgaaaagaactgtcaacccagaattctatatccagcaaaatatCTCTCAGAGGcgaaagggaaaggaagacattctcagatgaaaaaacaaaaaaacaaaaaacaaagattgCCACCAGCACACCTCttctaaaagaatgaatttagaagttttctaaagagaaaggaaataaaagaggaaatcttaGAACGTCAGGAAGAAAGAATATGGTGAAGCAAAAATATGGGTAAGCACAACAGACAAATGGAGAGGGCATAGCTaaagggtatggggtttctttggaggtgatgaaaatttctaaaatagaCTATGATAATGGTTACAAATTACCTGTATTTATACTAAAAACCATCAAATTATGcagtttaaatgggtgaattgtatggtatgtgaattacatcccaataaagctatttttaaaatcaaatagtgGTAGCCTGAGGAAAAGGGACAAGAGAACTTTCTGGGCACGATGCAAAAGTTTTATATCTTGATTGAGGTCATGGTAACACAGGTGTATTTATAAATTGTCAAAATTAATCAAGCTAAACCCTTACAAATAGTATACTTACTGTTATGACAATTATACCTTAGTAAAAATTACTAAGAATCTTAAGTtgctttctaaaatgtttttaccAACTTATATTCATACCAATAGAATTTTAGAATTCAGGTGGTCCACATCTTACAAATTGTAATATTGATAACTGACAGGCTAAATTTGGGGCCTTACTGTGGTTTGAATTATTAATACCTTATTGTTAACAAGgttggtcatcatttccattgtttgtttgtttgtttgatattcatgttttaaaagataagacTTTTCATATCATTTTACCAATGTTCTATGGCTTGTTtgaaattttctcatcttttagtCACTTATGTATGTTACAAATACCCTCTCCCAAAATGAGTCTTGTCTTCTTTACTGCTTTGCTGCATCTCAACAATCTAGAAATTTATGATATAgtcaaaattaacatttaatcATGCAGTTtgcatatatgtctgtgtgtcttttaaaataaatacctctGTAATGCAAATGGTTAAGTTTGTCTCCTATATTGTCTTCAATCCTCGTGGAAGtatctgcatgtatgtgttaagaGGCAGGaatctaattttatttccaaattgtctttattttttcatgtggcTAACTTCTTTTGTTTGCACCATTTATGATGGATTAGTTCTggattctttatttctgtttcattaatcaTTTTTTCTATTCCTATGTCACTTATATACTGTCttactattataattttataataaatcttgatatTTAGAAGggtaaaaaaatccatttatttagattgctagtaaaatattttaaaacaacatggtgtttcttaaagagaatgtTTTGTAAAGATGAGGGTTTTTGTCTTCAAATTCCTCAGATTTTTTTATTGTGTCAAATTAGTCATAAGCAAGTTGAAAAtatgcatctttttattttctgaagtaatttttaagggtgaaaattatttatttggccttAACAACATGcacttttccatttttgttctcCACTCACCTAAACAATAATGACTATAGATGTCTACCAGTGGCATCTCAAATTtagtctcatttttaattttacatatcaatttggtttttttaaaaataaatttattttatttatttattggctgtgttgggtcttcgttgctgcacacgggctttctctagttgctgtaagtgggggatactcttcattgtggtgcacgggctcctcattgtagtggcttctcttgttgtggagcacgggctctaggcgcatgggcttcaatagttgcggcacacgggctcaatagttgtggctcatgggctctagagcacaggctcaatagttgtggcacgtgggcttagttgctctgtggcgtgtggactcttcccagagcagggcttgaacccatgtcccctgcattggcagatggatgcttaaccactgagccacctaggaagtcctcaatttgtttgtttttaattggacttttgaaaattaaaaataggaagtcAGACAGGTTTAGAATAAATACCAAAACTTCCActgccttttctctatcttttttttttaaatgtcagatgaTATTCTTTTCTCTACTTTGAAGAATCTTTAATTTCTGCCTAGGAGTGGTCATCTTTTTGATTGGATAGCTCCtggtttcttttttagttttaggtttatagcaactttattcataatggccTAAACCCAGAAGCAAGCAAGATGTCCTCTagcaggtgaatgggtaaacagtggtacatccagacaatggaattgTCAGCTCACCATCAAGACATGAAAACACATGGAAggattttaaatgcatattgtgAAAGAAGTCAATCCAAAAAGGCCACATACAGTATTAGCCTCTGCTTTCTAGCCATTAATTGGGTACAAATTTGGTGGAATGAGACCTGGAAGAATTCTAGGCCAGATGCAAATAGGAGTGagtacttgctttttttttttaatatattaatatatttgaataCTTTTGAATGAAGGAGTTACCTACACTTATCCATTAATGGTTTGGACTTATCAACTgctttttgtagatcttttttgTTCTCTAGCTGTTTGGAGAATGAGAGTAAACTATAgaaattataacaataataaaagtttaaaaaatgatccTATAAAACATTGAAATTCTGATAATTAGGACTTacctctatttcttttcttaatttttcgtgtgtctttttttcttcctcaagaaaaCAAGCTTTTTCAATGATGGATTCTTTTACAGTTAGAATTTTATCCTTTAGCTCTGTAATGTCTTCCTGTatgtttataaaattgaaaatatacacGTCAAACAATGAATGGTCACTATAAATGCAAGATTTTCAGCGTTTCTGTAATTTAAGAAAACTAGCCATCATGTTAATTTTGATATATAGGGTTAGAATATGACTTCCATAGGTACGAGGAACAAAGAATGGTTATTCAAACAAGCAAACCttagatttgaaaatataaaagtaaaaaccaaatgaaaataagACTTAAAAGAAAGTGGTAGTTATAGGGGCAATTGCCCAGCAGTAGTATAAAggataattttaattctttagcAAGAAATAATAGATATTCTAAGTTTTTATCTCCCAATATCTTCAAAGAATATTAAGAGAAAGATGCTTAGGGTGCAATTATTAATTCATATTGTTTGCGTAACAGCATTAAGCACAATGAATTGATTTTAATTGGTCTGGATCCAATTAGCCTGGAAGCTTGGGTTTCAACATCTTTGGGAGTCACACTTTCTGTAACAACTGGATTAACTGCTCACTGTGATtgactatatatttttattaatccaCAAGGGATTTGGGGGTGTTTCCTTTATACATTTGTACATTTGGCATAGTTGTTACATAACTCATGCACTTacacaagtttttaaaagttgtgaatccAGTTAGAGAACCCATAGGTATTTTTCTAAGTTAATGATAAATTTATCACTTAATAAGTATATCttcaaaaaatggaataatagaGAACATTTTAATAAGTGATATTTCAAACCTGTACTTGTCTCATCAGGTTTCCTTCTGGATTTTGGAGATCCTGCATAAGTTCCTCTTTGGCTGCCTTTAGTTTTTTAACAAGGTCTCGCTTCTCACTGAGCTCACTCATGGATGACCATTTGCTCTCCACCTCTCTCAGACTATCTTTATGTGCTTGTATTCTTGCATAGTATTCATTATATCTTATCATCCGTTCCTCAAAATCTTCCTGGGCTGCTTCTATGTCAAATTTCAGCTTCACATTTTCTGTATGTAAGGATCGGATTTGATTTTCCAGGACTCCGCACTGGAGCCTGGTATTCTGTATGGCAGCATCTTGCTGATACATTtgcctttctgtttctttagtttCTGCAGAGATAGATGCTATTTGTGTTTCAAGCTCATGAAGTTCATTCTGTAAGATATGTCAACATTATTACTATCAATTCATGatattcaaaatgaaagaaaagtcatTGTTTGGATCTATAGTGTGGGTAACAAAATCACTTAACacgaaaaatatatatttatcagatATAGAAAAATCGATGCATAACAGAAGGAGACGTAATAAagtaacaaaattatttcataatcaGAGGGAGCCCAGggttatatatttcttattttttaatgttcgCCTAATTctaaatattacaattttatcatttgtcaacattttatatgtaaaagatattttataatcattttaataatatatttgtgGGCATCAGAAGTACAAACTAAAGAAAAACTATATGATAAAAGTGATAAAACccagagttaaaaaaaacaaaagatctaCGTTCTAGTGCCCTTACTGCTGTTTACTAGTTGGGGTGGTCATACATAGCAAACTTAATTACCCTATTCAAGCCTCACTGTCCTCACTTGTAAGAGGAGTATAAAGGTACATTCAGCTTTGCCTCTCTGGGGCATTTGGCATTTCTGACTAGCACATCCTTTTTAAAACCTACCAGCACTCTTCCCTGCTTCTCCTCAGATATCTCTGGGCATTCCTTCTCAACCCTGATGGTTCCTTCAAATATAGGTTTTCCTCAGGGTACAGTCATCATAATTTCCTCCCCTCATTCTATACATACTCCTAAGGTAATCTTATCCATACTTAGATATTGAGATCCACATACGCTGATGATTCAGAGTGTAAGTGGCTATTAAGTCCTACACCCAGCTGCCACTGGCCCTCTCAAATTCATCatgaaggtgggaaggagtcatgggagggaggggatatgaagatgtatgtataaatacagctgattcactttgttgtacagcaaaaactgccacaacagtgtaaagcaattacattcgaatacagcttaaaaaaaaaaaaaaaactcaaaaaaaaaaaaaaaaaatcagactaatcctcccctctcccatcccATTCTGTTCTGTTCTCCCTTGTATCAGTCACCTATTGTCAGAACCACAAAACCTCGGTAACATACAATAAGTGTTATTGCCCATGTGATGAGGAGCAACTGGGCTTGGCTAGGTGGTTCTGTTGACTCTGGATTTGCTCAAATGGCTGGAGGTTGGCTGGCTGTAAGATGATTTTGGTTGGCTTCAACTGGGCCAACTGGGATGTCTTGGCTATGTTTCCCATGTATTTCATCCTCCCATGGGCCAGGCCGGGCACGTCCCATGATGATAGCAGATGTAGAAGAATGGAAGCCAAATGATGTAACAATTTTTTCAAACTTCTGTTCAAACAACATCTGCTAACATCCCAGATGGTCACATGATCAAACTCTCAGTGGAGGAGTAGAAAGTATGTCCACCCATTATAGGAGGGTATTATAATGATAAATGGATATACGTGTACATACATATCCTTGTGGATATACACAAGGATGAAGATTTGGGATGAAAAACACAAATCACCACACCCCTATATTCCCAAACTTACTTAATGGTATTCCTTTGGGAGCCATATTTAATTCCTCCCTTCTCTTTATATTTAACTATTCATCAAATTCTGTAGATCCTCCCACCAATACAACTGTaggcctttttcctttttcttctatttagtaTGGTCATCCCCCTTAAATGAATTTCTAATTTTGGAAGGGAAGCACTTCACTAAAAAGGCAGACCCAGCTTATCCTTTTCTTGGCAGAGACAAGAGAGGGAAGtacactgaaaaatacaacatGCTGATGAACTTTAATCTTTATCTCCAGCTCTGATATTTAAAATGCCcaattgacatttttatttggatATCTAATAGACATCTCAACTATATATGTTCAGGAAAGAGCTTTTAATTTGTACACCCAACA
This genomic window from Hippopotamus amphibius kiboko isolate mHipAmp2 chromosome 14, mHipAmp2.hap2, whole genome shotgun sequence contains:
- the CCDC122 gene encoding coiled-coil domain-containing protein 122 isoform X3 gives rise to the protein MYQQDAAIQNTRLQCGVLENQIRSLHTENVKLKFDIEAAQEDFEERMIRYNEYYARIQAHKDSLREVESKWSSMSELSEKRDLVKKLKAAKEELMQDLQNPEGNLMRQVQEDITELKDKILTVKESIIEKACFLEEEKKTHEKLRKEIEVQHKRYSAILKRLHCQVNKLQSNRRQWQWNIQQLEKTAAELRKCIGTKV
- the CCDC122 gene encoding coiled-coil domain-containing protein 122 isoform X2, translating into MLTPFLAYRTNELHELETQIASISAETKETERQMYQQDAAIQNTRLQCGVLENQIRSLHTENVKLKFDIEAAQEDFEERMIRYNEYYARIQAHKDSLREVESKWSSMSELSEKRDLVKKLKAAKEELMQDLQNPEGNLMRQVQEDITELKDKILTVKESIIEKACFLEEEKKTHEKLRKEIEVQHKRYSAILKRLHCQVNKLQSNRRQWQWNIQQLEKTAAELRKCIGTKV
- the CCDC122 gene encoding coiled-coil domain-containing protein 122 isoform X1 → MSGNKERKSQGVPEEALAKQDTSSLTDAVEEVAKQQQSQTSEIEKNKKVLFHLQNELHELETQIASISAETKETERQMYQQDAAIQNTRLQCGVLENQIRSLHTENVKLKFDIEAAQEDFEERMIRYNEYYARIQAHKDSLREVESKWSSMSELSEKRDLVKKLKAAKEELMQDLQNPEGNLMRQVQEDITELKDKILTVKESIIEKACFLEEEKKTHEKLRKEIEVQHKRYSAILKRLHCQVNKLQSNRRQWQWNIQQLEKTAAELRKCIGTKV